A part of Bacillus thuringiensis genomic DNA contains:
- a CDS encoding class I SAM-dependent methyltransferase — protein MSQTVETLFSIFDSSAVVLRKELDVTYLEALVETGDNLFEGAILQEELSESAIERLNREYSTFNEETYKGEEIRKAFQLAILKGMKEGVQANHEMTPDAVGMFMSYLFHKFMQGQNEITVLDPAIGTGNLMTTVFNSAKEGLTMSGFGVEVDEVLIKLALVNANLQKHAIEFFHQDGLAPLYIDPVDAVVSDLPIGYYPNEIGASEYKLKADEGMSYAHHLFIEQSVKHTKEGGYLFFLVPNFIFESDQAPKLHAFIKETCFIQGLLQLPVSMFKNEKNAKSIFVLQKKGSNVTMPKQALLVELPKFSNMKAMENIMDQLNTWFATHK, from the coding sequence GTGAGTCAGACAGTGGAAACATTATTTTCTATTTTTGATTCTTCTGCGGTAGTTTTACGTAAAGAATTAGATGTAACATATTTAGAGGCGCTTGTAGAAACAGGTGATAACTTGTTTGAGGGAGCGATTTTACAAGAGGAATTATCCGAATCAGCAATTGAAAGGCTGAATCGTGAATATAGTACGTTTAATGAAGAAACATATAAAGGTGAAGAAATTCGTAAAGCATTTCAGTTAGCCATCTTAAAAGGAATGAAAGAAGGCGTACAAGCGAATCATGAAATGACGCCTGATGCAGTTGGAATGTTCATGAGTTACTTATTCCATAAATTTATGCAAGGTCAAAACGAGATCACAGTTTTAGATCCTGCAATTGGAACAGGAAATTTAATGACTACAGTGTTTAATAGCGCCAAAGAAGGGCTAACAATGAGTGGATTTGGTGTAGAAGTGGATGAAGTGCTAATTAAACTTGCTTTAGTAAATGCAAATTTACAAAAGCATGCAATCGAATTCTTCCATCAAGATGGGCTAGCACCACTTTATATCGATCCAGTTGATGCAGTCGTTTCAGACTTACCGATTGGTTACTATCCAAATGAAATCGGTGCAAGTGAATATAAATTAAAAGCAGATGAAGGAATGTCGTATGCCCATCACTTATTTATTGAGCAAAGTGTGAAACACACGAAAGAGGGCGGGTACTTATTCTTCTTAGTACCGAACTTCATTTTTGAAAGTGATCAGGCACCAAAATTACATGCATTTATTAAAGAAACATGCTTTATTCAAGGATTATTACAGCTTCCTGTTTCCATGTTTAAAAACGAGAAAAATGCAAAAAGTATATTTGTTCTCCAAAAGAAAGGCTCTAATGTAACAATGCCAAAACAGGCGTTATTAGTGGAGTTGCCTAAATTCTCTAACATGAAGGCGATGGAGAACATTATGGATCAATTAAATACTTGGTTTGCAACCCATAAATAA
- the tpx gene encoding thiol peroxidase has translation MANVTFKGNPMTLVGTEVKVGDQAPNFQVLANDLSPVSLETYKGEVKLISVVPSIDTGVCDAQTRRFNQDAAGIENAKVLTISADLPFAQKRWCAANGLENVVTLSDHRDLSFGEAYGLVMKELRLLARAVFVVDSNDKVVYAEYVSEGTSHPNYEAALEAAKSAK, from the coding sequence GTGGCAAACGTAACTTTTAAAGGTAATCCAATGACTTTAGTTGGAACAGAAGTTAAAGTTGGCGATCAAGCGCCAAACTTCCAAGTATTAGCAAACGACTTATCTCCAGTAAGTTTAGAGACATACAAAGGTGAAGTAAAATTAATTAGTGTTGTACCTTCAATCGACACAGGTGTGTGTGATGCACAAACACGCCGTTTTAACCAAGATGCAGCAGGTATTGAAAACGCGAAAGTATTAACAATTAGCGCTGACTTACCATTCGCTCAAAAACGCTGGTGTGCAGCAAACGGTTTAGAAAATGTTGTAACACTTTCTGACCACCGCGACCTTTCATTCGGTGAAGCTTACGGCTTAGTAATGAAAGAGCTTCGTTTACTTGCTCGTGCAGTATTCGTAGTAGATAGCAACGACAAAGTAGTTTACGCAGAATACGTAAGCGAAGGTACAAGCCATCCAAACTATGAAGCAGCATTAGAAGCAGCTAAATCGGCAAAATAA
- the ytfJ gene encoding GerW family sporulation protein, which translates to MDHPIQGLMTTAMQHLKQMTDVNTIVGDPIKAADGSVILTVSKVSFGFAAGGSEFGKVEHSGRHPFGGGSGGGVSINPVAFLVINGEGVKVLHLDKQTHVIDKIIELAPQAVDKVKEMMDKRKEDDPEFQI; encoded by the coding sequence ATGGACCATCCAATTCAAGGTTTAATGACAACCGCAATGCAGCATTTAAAACAAATGACTGATGTAAATACAATTGTTGGTGACCCAATTAAAGCGGCAGATGGAAGTGTAATTCTTACCGTTTCGAAAGTCAGTTTTGGATTTGCTGCTGGTGGAAGTGAATTTGGTAAAGTAGAACATTCAGGCCGTCATCCATTTGGCGGGGGAAGTGGTGGAGGAGTTTCTATTAATCCTGTTGCCTTCCTTGTTATAAATGGAGAAGGTGTGAAAGTATTACACTTAGATAAGCAAACACACGTCATCGATAAAATAATTGAATTAGCGCCACAAGCTGTTGATAAAGTGAAAGAAATGATGGATAAACGAAAAGAAGATGATCCTGAATTTCAAATTTAA
- a CDS encoding DUF2953 domain-containing protein, whose product MVRMKWLVIGMIILLLFILLILLSKISLKVTFLYSEMEKQCLFQVKIWMIRYTFDVLERIEKQQKKTGQKIEKAEKDGGIDNKIMAQLDSIGELIKKLQDVHTIVKDFLKRVKINGWKWHTQIGAGDAASTGIVTGYAWGTKGMAAGVVGQYMHIVDVPEFEITPVFQGKGFASRCELTASFRIFRTVKTAVKLLMFMRKQRSGMTEKSVQA is encoded by the coding sequence ATGGTACGAATGAAGTGGCTCGTAATTGGAATGATAATTCTTCTACTTTTTATTTTGCTAATACTATTATCGAAAATATCGCTTAAGGTGACGTTTTTATATTCAGAAATGGAAAAACAATGTTTATTTCAAGTGAAAATATGGATGATTCGATATACGTTTGATGTATTGGAAAGAATTGAAAAACAGCAGAAAAAGACAGGACAGAAAATCGAAAAAGCGGAAAAAGACGGTGGAATAGATAATAAAATTATGGCGCAACTTGATAGCATTGGAGAGCTGATAAAAAAGCTTCAAGACGTTCATACTATTGTTAAAGATTTTCTCAAACGAGTGAAAATCAATGGTTGGAAATGGCATACGCAAATTGGAGCAGGCGACGCAGCTAGTACTGGAATTGTCACTGGATATGCATGGGGGACAAAAGGAATGGCTGCTGGAGTTGTAGGACAATATATGCATATTGTCGACGTACCAGAATTTGAAATTACACCTGTTTTTCAAGGGAAGGGATTTGCATCAAGATGTGAGTTAACAGCATCTTTTCGTATATTCCGTACTGTAAAAACAGCGGTGAAATTACTCATGTTTATGAGAAAGCAAAGATCTGGTATGACAGAAAAATCTGTTCAAGCATAG
- a CDS encoding NAD kinase yields MADRRNLFFFYGDDKITLVEKMKPIYRILEENGFTILDHPKNANAIVSVGDDGTFLQAVRKTGFREDCLYAGISTKDEISFYCDFHIDHIDTALQEITKNEIEVRKYPTIKVDVDHGTSFHCLNEFTLRSSIIKTFVVDVHVDNLHFETFRGDGLVISTPTGSTAYNKSLHGAVVDPLIPCFQVSELASLNNNTYRTLGSPFLLNHERTLTLTLKPDGNDYPVIGMDNEALSIKQVEKAVVRLSDKQIKTVKLKNNSFWEKVQRTFL; encoded by the coding sequence ATGGCAGATCGTCGCAATTTATTTTTCTTTTATGGTGATGACAAAATAACACTCGTTGAAAAAATGAAACCAATATATCGTATTTTAGAGGAGAATGGATTTACCATATTAGATCATCCAAAAAATGCAAACGCTATCGTCAGCGTTGGAGATGATGGAACTTTCTTACAAGCCGTTCGTAAAACTGGTTTTAGAGAAGATTGCTTATACGCAGGTATTTCTACGAAAGATGAAATTTCTTTCTACTGCGATTTCCATATCGATCACATTGATACAGCCCTTCAAGAAATTACAAAAAACGAAATTGAAGTGCGAAAATATCCAACAATTAAAGTAGATGTAGATCACGGTACATCTTTCCATTGTTTAAATGAATTCACATTACGCTCTAGTATCATTAAAACATTTGTTGTAGACGTACACGTCGACAATTTACATTTTGAAACATTTAGAGGTGATGGATTAGTTATCTCCACGCCTACAGGAAGTACCGCTTACAATAAATCATTACATGGTGCAGTTGTCGATCCACTTATCCCATGTTTCCAAGTAAGCGAACTAGCATCTTTAAATAACAACACATACCGTACACTCGGATCACCATTCCTTTTAAATCACGAGCGTACGTTAACTTTAACACTTAAACCAGACGGAAATGATTATCCTGTTATCGGAATGGATAACGAGGCACTTAGCATTAAACAAGTGGAAAAAGCCGTTGTTCGTTTAAGCGATAAACAAATTAAAACTGTTAAATTAAAAAACAATTCCTTCTGGGAAAAAGTACAGAGAACATTTTTATAG
- a CDS encoding amidohydrolase, with translation MGEIWYGGTIYTMREENEKVDAVYVENGMIVDVGSKEELEDRYATVKLHDLEGKTMIPGLVDSHMHLIGHGERLLRLDLSNCTSYSEVLTLVRKRVEEAPKGSWVIGEGWNENNFIDTKDVHVKDLDEISKEHPILLKRVCRHVTWVNSYILQEANITEATQDPKGGKIGRDVSNNLTGLLYEQGQELIKHVQPEIDEAYLQSALQTAIKDCWQYGLVGGHTEDLNYYGGFRKTHNAFSHVIKEMPFKAHLLVHHEVAHERKEYENEHYIEFGAMKIFSDGSFGGRTALLSEPYEDAQETNGVAIFSRKELAELVKKARDLHMPVAIHTIGDLSLEYVIDALELYPPAEGLRDRIIHCQLAREELIERMKPLPAIIDIQPVFVSSDFPSVIGKLGEHRLRYAYAWKTLLEAGLHCNGGSDAPIEQVNPFLGIYSAVTRRSFIDGVCYMPEERLTVYEAVSLFTTGSAYAIGKEAKRGQIAKGYEADFTILDRNIFEIEAEEIKEVQAEMTVIDGRVVYKKVCENISAIIKRYRLTDKK, from the coding sequence ATGGGAGAAATTTGGTATGGCGGCACCATTTACACAATGCGAGAAGAGAATGAAAAAGTAGACGCTGTTTATGTTGAAAACGGTATGATCGTTGATGTCGGGAGTAAAGAAGAATTAGAAGACCGATATGCTACGGTTAAATTGCACGATTTAGAAGGGAAAACGATGATTCCAGGTCTCGTTGATAGTCATATGCATCTTATTGGGCATGGAGAGAGGTTACTCCGTCTAGATTTATCAAACTGCACATCTTATAGCGAAGTGCTGACTCTCGTGCGGAAGCGAGTGGAAGAAGCTCCAAAGGGCTCTTGGGTTATTGGAGAAGGATGGAATGAAAATAACTTTATAGATACGAAAGATGTTCATGTGAAAGATTTAGATGAAATCTCGAAAGAACACCCCATTTTATTAAAGCGTGTTTGTCGTCACGTGACATGGGTGAATTCATACATACTGCAAGAAGCGAACATAACAGAAGCGACGCAAGACCCGAAAGGCGGAAAAATTGGCCGTGATGTATCAAATAATTTAACAGGACTTTTATATGAACAAGGGCAAGAGTTAATTAAACATGTTCAGCCAGAAATTGATGAAGCTTATTTACAAAGCGCTTTGCAAACAGCGATTAAAGACTGCTGGCAATATGGTCTCGTTGGTGGGCATACGGAAGATTTAAATTATTACGGTGGCTTTAGAAAAACGCACAATGCGTTTTCTCATGTTATAAAGGAAATGCCATTTAAAGCACATTTACTCGTTCACCATGAAGTAGCACATGAACGAAAAGAATATGAAAATGAGCATTATATTGAATTTGGGGCGATGAAAATTTTTTCTGATGGCTCTTTTGGCGGAAGAACAGCTTTATTAAGTGAACCGTATGAAGATGCGCAGGAAACAAATGGAGTGGCGATCTTCTCACGCAAAGAGCTTGCGGAGTTAGTGAAAAAAGCACGAGATTTACATATGCCAGTAGCGATTCATACAATCGGTGATTTATCGCTTGAATATGTCATTGATGCACTTGAATTATATCCACCAGCAGAAGGATTACGTGACCGCATTATTCATTGTCAACTCGCTCGTGAAGAGTTGATTGAGAGAATGAAACCTTTGCCGGCTATTATTGATATTCAGCCCGTCTTTGTGTCATCGGACTTCCCATCAGTCATTGGAAAACTAGGCGAGCATCGTCTTCGTTATGCGTACGCTTGGAAGACGTTACTGGAAGCGGGATTACACTGCAACGGTGGATCTGACGCGCCAATTGAACAAGTGAATCCATTTTTAGGTATATATAGCGCAGTTACACGCAGAAGTTTTATTGACGGTGTATGTTATATGCCGGAAGAAAGATTAACGGTATATGAGGCTGTCTCTTTATTTACGACAGGAAGTGCCTATGCAATCGGAAAAGAAGCGAAGCGAGGACAAATCGCAAAAGGATATGAAGCGGACTTTACTATATTAGATCGCAATATTTTTGAAATAGAGGCAGAAGAAATAAAAGAAGTACAAGCAGAAATGACAGTAATTGATGGCCGAGTTGTCTATAAAAAAGTATGTGAAAATATATCAGCGATTATTAAAAGATATCGACTTACCGACAAAAAATAA
- a CDS encoding VOC family protein: MILGINPYLVLDGSGQEAVQFYKEALDAKVEVMQTFGDMPENPEYPIPAEAKERVLHATLKVGNTDLMISDTFPGQGHAIGSQVTIAIQISDAEKAKEVFEKLQEGGEVIMPLQETFWSPAYGQLKDKFSIEWQITTSTTEQK, encoded by the coding sequence ATGATTTTAGGTATTAATCCGTACTTAGTTTTAGATGGTAGTGGGCAAGAAGCTGTACAGTTTTATAAAGAGGCGTTAGATGCAAAAGTAGAAGTCATGCAAACTTTTGGTGACATGCCTGAAAATCCTGAATATCCAATTCCAGCTGAAGCAAAAGAGCGCGTTTTACATGCTACTTTAAAAGTTGGTAATACGGATCTTATGATTTCTGATACATTCCCAGGTCAAGGGCATGCAATCGGATCTCAAGTAACAATCGCAATTCAAATTAGTGATGCAGAAAAAGCGAAAGAAGTATTCGAAAAGTTACAAGAGGGTGGAGAAGTTATTATGCCACTTCAAGAAACGTTCTGGAGCCCAGCATACGGACAACTAAAAGATAAATTTAGCATTGAATGGCAAATCACAACGTCTACTACTGAGCAAAAGTAA
- the mbcS gene encoding acyl-CoA synthetase MbcS yields the protein MKREELLAPQSYNLVSEIEKYTGDKEKLALIWQDDKGNRREVTYAELMQGANKIGNAFIKSGLQKGDKLLIMMPRLIEAYMTYIAAIKAGFVVIPSSEMLRKKDIEYRIGHGEVKAIVSYEPYIGQFDDIEAMESLQKFVLSEQSVDGWINLKTALETESDLLEMAKTDKEDMVFLSYTSGTTGNPKGVVHTHAWAYAHLRTSAPNWLGIEENDVVWATASPGWQKWIWSPFVATLGSGATGFVYHGKFEPKTYLNLLGENKVNVLCCTPTEYRLMAKVEDLSEYSLEALHSAVSAGEPLNREVIETFQKHFNTTVRDGYGQTENTLLVGVMKGMDIRPGSMGKPTPGNHVDIVDEEGMPVKVGEVGDIAVHIETPALFKQYYKDDERTAMQFRGDYYITGDKAKKDEDGYFWFEGRGDDIIISSGYTIGPFEVEDALVKHPYVRECAVVASPDEIRGSVVKAFIVLRENIEKNEETLIPILQQHVKELTAPYKYPRKIEFVDELPKTISGKIRRIELRKQEMEIPSK from the coding sequence ATGAAGAGAGAAGAATTGTTGGCGCCGCAGTCTTATAATTTAGTTTCTGAAATAGAGAAATATACAGGTGATAAAGAGAAGCTTGCTTTAATTTGGCAAGATGATAAAGGGAATAGACGAGAAGTTACATATGCTGAGTTAATGCAAGGTGCGAATAAAATTGGAAACGCTTTTATAAAGAGTGGGCTGCAGAAAGGGGACAAGCTCCTCATTATGATGCCACGTTTAATTGAAGCGTACATGACGTATATCGCTGCGATTAAAGCAGGATTTGTCGTAATTCCGAGTTCGGAAATGTTGCGCAAAAAGGATATCGAATATCGCATTGGGCACGGGGAAGTAAAAGCGATTGTAAGTTATGAGCCGTACATTGGGCAGTTTGATGATATAGAAGCGATGGAATCTCTTCAAAAATTCGTTCTGAGCGAGCAGTCAGTAGATGGATGGATTAATTTAAAAACAGCGTTAGAAACAGAAAGTGACCTGTTAGAAATGGCGAAGACAGATAAAGAAGATATGGTCTTTTTATCTTACACGTCAGGGACGACAGGAAATCCAAAAGGTGTTGTTCATACGCATGCGTGGGCGTACGCTCATTTACGTACGAGCGCTCCAAACTGGCTCGGAATTGAAGAGAATGATGTTGTATGGGCGACAGCTAGTCCAGGTTGGCAAAAGTGGATTTGGAGCCCATTTGTAGCAACTCTCGGATCAGGTGCAACAGGATTTGTATATCATGGTAAGTTTGAACCAAAAACGTATTTAAACTTATTAGGTGAGAATAAGGTGAATGTGCTTTGTTGTACGCCGACTGAGTATAGATTAATGGCAAAGGTAGAAGACCTAAGTGAGTATAGTTTAGAAGCATTACATAGCGCTGTATCCGCAGGTGAGCCGTTAAATAGAGAAGTTATTGAAACGTTCCAAAAGCACTTTAATACTACAGTAAGAGACGGCTATGGGCAAACGGAAAACACATTGCTTGTTGGTGTAATGAAAGGAATGGATATTAGACCAGGATCAATGGGAAAACCAACGCCAGGCAACCACGTTGATATTGTAGATGAGGAAGGTATGCCAGTAAAGGTAGGAGAAGTGGGTGATATTGCAGTTCACATTGAAACACCAGCCCTCTTTAAACAATATTATAAAGACGATGAGCGCACAGCGATGCAATTCCGCGGTGATTATTATATTACCGGTGATAAAGCGAAGAAAGATGAAGACGGCTATTTCTGGTTTGAAGGGCGCGGTGATGATATTATTATTAGCTCTGGTTATACAATCGGACCGTTTGAAGTAGAAGATGCGCTCGTAAAACATCCTTACGTAAGAGAGTGCGCAGTTGTCGCAAGTCCTGATGAAATTCGCGGAAGTGTCGTGAAGGCATTTATCGTATTAAGAGAGAATATAGAAAAGAACGAAGAAACATTAATTCCAATACTCCAACAACACGTCAAAGAACTTACTGCACCATATAAATACCCTCGTAAAATTGAATTTGTAGATGAACTACCAAAAACGATTTCTGGAAAAATTCGCCGTATTGAACTTAGAAAACAAGAGATGGAGATTCCTTCAAAATAA
- a CDS encoding alpha/beta-type small acid-soluble spore protein, with product MASNNKLAVSGAQAALDQMKYEIAQEFGVQLGADATSRANGSVGGEITKRLVSLAEQQLGGFQK from the coding sequence ATGGCAAGCAACAATAAATTAGCAGTATCTGGTGCTCAAGCAGCATTAGATCAAATGAAATACGAAATCGCTCAAGAGTTTGGTGTTCAACTTGGAGCTGATGCAACATCTCGCGCTAACGGTTCTGTTGGTGGCGAAATTACGAAACGTCTAGTTTCACTAGCTGAGCAACAATTAGGCGGTTTCCAAAAATAA
- the thiI gene encoding tRNA uracil 4-sulfurtransferase ThiI encodes MMTYEYILVRYGEMTTKGKNRSKFVSTLKDNVKFKLKKFPNIKIDATHDRMYIQLNGEDHEAISERLKDVFGIHKFNLAMKVPSELEDIKKGALAAFLQVKGDVKTFKITVHRSDKRFPMKTMELLPEIGGHILENTEDITVDVHNPDVNVRIEIRSGYSYIMCGEHMGAGGLPVGVGGKVMVLLSGGIDSPVATYLTMKRGVSVEAVHFHSPPFTSERAKQKVIDLAQELTKYCKRVTLHLVPFTEVQKTINKEIPSSYSMTVMRRMMMRITERIAEERNALAITTGESLGQVASQTLDSMHTINEVTNYPVIRPLITMDKLEIIKIAEEIGTYDISIRPYEDCCTVFTPASPATKPKREKANRFEAKYDFTPLIDEAVANKETMVLQTVEVVAEEEKFEELF; translated from the coding sequence ATGATGACATATGAATATATTTTAGTTCGTTATGGAGAGATGACGACTAAAGGTAAGAACCGCTCTAAATTTGTAAGTACGTTAAAAGATAATGTGAAATTCAAATTAAAAAAATTCCCAAATATTAAAATTGATGCAACGCATGATCGTATGTACATCCAATTAAATGGCGAAGACCACGAAGCAATTTCTGAAAGATTGAAAGATGTATTTGGTATTCATAAATTTAATTTAGCGATGAAAGTACCATCAGAATTAGAAGATATTAAAAAAGGTGCATTAGCAGCTTTCTTACAAGTAAAAGGCGATGTGAAAACATTTAAAATTACAGTGCACCGTTCTGATAAGCGCTTCCCAATGAAGACGATGGAGTTACTTCCAGAAATCGGTGGGCACATTTTAGAAAATACAGAGGATATCACAGTAGATGTTCATAATCCAGATGTGAATGTACGTATAGAAATTCGCAGTGGTTACAGCTATATTATGTGTGGTGAGCATATGGGAGCTGGTGGTTTACCAGTTGGCGTTGGCGGAAAAGTAATGGTACTTCTTTCTGGTGGTATCGATAGCCCAGTAGCAACGTACTTAACGATGAAACGCGGCGTGTCTGTGGAAGCAGTTCATTTCCATAGCCCACCTTTCACAAGCGAGCGTGCAAAACAAAAAGTAATTGATTTAGCACAAGAGTTAACGAAGTACTGTAAACGTGTAACGCTTCACCTTGTTCCATTTACAGAAGTGCAAAAAACGATTAATAAAGAAATTCCATCTAGCTATTCAATGACAGTTATGCGCCGTATGATGATGCGTATTACAGAGCGTATCGCAGAGGAGCGTAATGCACTTGCAATCACGACTGGTGAAAGTCTTGGACAAGTAGCAAGCCAAACATTAGATAGTATGCATACAATTAACGAAGTAACAAACTATCCAGTTATTCGTCCACTTATTACGATGGATAAATTAGAAATTATTAAAATCGCTGAAGAAATCGGAACATATGATATTTCAATTCGTCCGTACGAAGATTGCTGTACAGTATTCACACCAGCAAGCCCAGCGACGAAGCCGAAGCGTGAAAAAGCAAATCGTTTTGAAGCGAAATACGATTTCACACCATTAATCGATGAAGCTGTAGCGAACAAAGAAACAATGGTATTACAAACGGTAGAAGTAGTGGCGGAAGAAGAAAAATTCGAAGAACTTTTCTAA
- a CDS encoding cysteine desulfurase family protein, with the protein MIYFDNSATTKPYPEALQSYVTVAGKYFGNPSSIHSLGGEAERLLTQSRTIAAQLLHVKPSEIIFTSGGTEGNNLAIKGIAMRNRSRGKHIITTNIEHASVFEAYKQLEDLGFDVTYLPVNEHGVVSVEDVKRALREDTILVSIIHVNNETGAIQPVAEIGTLLSNYPKIRFHVDHVQGIGKVPLDLYASHIDLCSISGHKFHSVKGTGLLYVRDGVRLDPILSGGQQELKYRSGTENLPGIVAMVKALRMTMEQVKEKIAHLHNLQTELVRFFKEMEDVTINTSLAYAAPHILNVSFVGLKPEVVVHALEEHGVYVSTKSACSSKANEVSRVLVSMGVPHAAAASAIRISLAPENTMEEVKQFEGIVKETMPKLHEVMR; encoded by the coding sequence ATGATCTATTTTGATAATAGTGCGACGACGAAGCCATATCCAGAAGCCCTTCAATCGTACGTAACGGTTGCTGGAAAATATTTTGGAAACCCTTCTTCTATTCATTCGCTTGGGGGAGAGGCAGAGCGTCTATTAACACAATCAAGAACGATTGCAGCGCAGCTTCTTCACGTTAAACCTTCTGAGATTATTTTCACATCAGGTGGAACAGAAGGGAATAACCTTGCGATTAAAGGAATAGCGATGAGGAATCGTTCGCGCGGTAAACATATCATTACAACAAATATTGAACACGCGTCTGTGTTTGAAGCATATAAACAATTAGAAGATCTCGGTTTTGATGTAACATATTTACCGGTTAATGAGCATGGTGTTGTTTCGGTAGAGGATGTAAAACGAGCACTTCGTGAAGATACGATTCTTGTGTCAATTATTCACGTGAACAACGAGACTGGAGCAATTCAGCCTGTTGCTGAAATTGGAACGTTATTATCGAACTATCCGAAAATAAGATTCCATGTGGACCATGTACAAGGGATAGGAAAAGTACCGCTTGATTTATATGCTTCTCATATTGATCTTTGCTCAATATCTGGACATAAATTCCACAGTGTAAAAGGAACGGGTCTTCTTTATGTACGTGATGGCGTGAGGTTAGATCCGATTTTATCAGGCGGTCAACAAGAGCTTAAGTATCGCTCTGGTACAGAAAACTTACCTGGCATTGTAGCGATGGTGAAAGCACTTCGCATGACAATGGAACAAGTGAAAGAAAAGATAGCTCATTTGCACAATTTACAAACAGAGCTTGTCCGTTTCTTTAAAGAGATGGAAGATGTAACGATCAATACGTCGCTTGCATATGCAGCACCGCACATTTTAAATGTATCATTTGTTGGTTTAAAACCAGAAGTGGTCGTTCATGCTTTAGAAGAGCACGGTGTGTATGTATCGACGAAGTCTGCTTGTTCTTCAAAAGCAAATGAAGTGAGCAGAGTGTTAGTGTCAATGGGGGTACCGCATGCCGCTGCTGCAAGTGCTATTCGCATTAGTTTGGCACCAGAAAACACGATGGAAGAAGTAAAACAATTTGAAGGTATTGTGAAAGAGACGATGCCAAAATTACATGAAGTGATGAGGTAA